From the Anaeromyxobacter dehalogenans 2CP-1 genome, the window CGCGGCGGCTCCGGCACCCGGGGATCGTCGAGGTGCTCGAGACGGGCGTGGCCGAGGGCGCGCCGTTCATCGTGATGGAGTACGTGGACGGCCGGAACCTGAAGGAGATCCTGGCCCGCTGCGGGCAGCGCGGGATCCTGCTGCCGGTGGACTTCGCGGCGTACGCGGCCCACGTGCTGGCGGGGGCGCTCGCGCACGCGCACGCCGGGGTGGACGCCGCCGGGGCGCCGCTCGGCATCGTGCACTGCGACGTCTCGCCGTCGAACGTGTTCGTCTCCCGGCTCGGCGAGATCAAGCTGGGGGACTTCGGGGTGGCGCTCACGCCCGGCGCCGCGGGCGCGCCGGGGCCAGGCGCGCTCGGCAAGGTGCAGTACCTCTCGCCCGAGCAGCTGCGCGGCGAGCGCCCCACGCCCGCCTCCGACCTGTTCGCGCTCGGCGCGGTGCTGTTCGAGCTGTTGACCGATCGGCCCGCGTTCCCGGGACGCGACGTGAACGAGGTGGGCCGGCGCATCCTGGCCGG encodes:
- a CDS encoding serine/threonine-protein kinase, giving the protein MAIALDRFRIQGLIGRGGMAEVFRAVALDGPLAGQTVALKRLRPDLARDPGFVALFENEAAVTRRLRHPGIVEVLETGVAEGAPFIVMEYVDGRNLKEILARCGQRGILLPVDFAAYAAHVLAGALAHAHAGVDAAGAPLGIVHCDVSPSNVFVSRLGEIKLGDFGVALTPGAAGAPGPGALGKVQYLSPEQLRGERPTPASDLFALGAVLFELLTDRPAFPGRDVNEVGRRILAGEARAPSSLRRELPPALDALVLRCLSRDPAQRPASAAAAADEIAALYDPAVGTPLAIAAVVRGLFGAA